The Victivallis sp. Marseille-Q1083 genome has a window encoding:
- a CDS encoding HlyD family secretion protein, whose product MKRLWNFIKENVLLLTVTAVMLAIGGYYLWRHWQPFTQNAFVVANTWPVSVLVEGYITEVHVVNNQFVKKGAPLFTVFQPPYALKVETLQHKIDATKAKLASLEAKLKVINASIVAREAALANDRYLSEKADEMYRQEAISQAYAEERRRAMQGSEAELAAEKYQLDVTTQECEMTRAEISQLQSELALAQIYLEQTVVYALSDGYIVNMFVTPGGYFHPGEPLCAFVDTESWWVQANFEETDLSRIQPGQTAKIWLWQYPGKTFHGVVDNINWAAERRRSADTGVAIVEKENQWFLLPQRFPVQIRITDPDPEFPLHPAGSAYVEIDTDAQLIKQIFWRIFQW is encoded by the coding sequence ATGAAACGCCTGTGGAATTTCATTAAGGAAAATGTTCTGCTGCTAACGGTTACCGCCGTCATGCTGGCAATCGGCGGTTATTATCTGTGGCGGCACTGGCAGCCATTCACCCAAAATGCCTTCGTCGTCGCCAACACCTGGCCGGTCTCCGTCCTGGTCGAAGGCTATATCACTGAAGTGCACGTCGTCAACAACCAGTTCGTCAAAAAAGGCGCTCCGCTGTTCACCGTCTTTCAACCGCCTTATGCGTTGAAAGTCGAAACTCTCCAGCATAAAATCGACGCCACCAAGGCCAAACTGGCCAGCCTGGAAGCCAAATTGAAGGTGATCAACGCCAGCATCGTCGCCAGGGAGGCCGCGCTGGCCAACGACCGTTATCTCTCTGAAAAGGCGGATGAAATGTACCGGCAGGAGGCCATTTCGCAAGCCTACGCGGAGGAACGCCGCCGGGCGATGCAGGGCAGCGAAGCGGAATTGGCGGCGGAGAAATATCAACTGGACGTCACCACCCAGGAGTGCGAGATGACCAGAGCGGAAATTTCCCAACTGCAAAGCGAACTGGCCCTGGCGCAAATTTACCTGGAACAAACGGTCGTCTATGCGCTTTCCGACGGCTATATCGTCAATATGTTCGTCACACCGGGCGGTTATTTTCATCCGGGCGAACCGCTGTGCGCCTTCGTCGACACCGAAAGCTGGTGGGTACAGGCCAATTTCGAAGAAACCGATCTGTCGCGCATTCAACCCGGCCAGACCGCCAAAATCTGGCTGTGGCAGTATCCGGGCAAAACCTTCCACGGCGTTGTCGACAATATCAACTGGGCGGCCGAACGGCGCCGGAGCGCCGATACCGGAGTCGCCATCGTCGAAAAGGAAAATCAATGGTTTCTGCTGCCGCAGCGTTTTCCGGTCCAGATCCGCATCACCGATCCCGACCCGGAATTCCCACTGCATCCGGCCGGCAGCGCCTATGTTGAAATCGATACCGACGCCCAGTTGATCAAACAGATTTTCTGGCGGATCTTTCAATGGTAA
- a CDS encoding TolC family protein → MKNRVSYCLPALGLLLLFTGCQTPPPPATPAEVWQAACRDRDFSQLKDLKLLTLQDAQRIAANNNPDYLAAFQAVNAARMAYYQSLAAYSPEIGLNFNLNDGLAENVQRRNPPELIAPRDNRFTTQTTLRGSWLLFDGLARELNALAARSDYRRTAALRDNVYRLLMRATAYAFYDVLLAIEEERIARSDIEFQQSNLKQAQSRYQSGHISKSDLLNFKILLNRAQCSLVIARNHYQLAVYALAALMGYPQGTLPNTLQFPPIDDQVDKLVLGIDLYLEQALNARPDLEALREARQIADYRRSGKVSAFFPVITLYGEAGYGTTAHNYGGYVVEHRAWNTPSVDYGVNADWQLFTGFARYNALRQYEYLAAEAGFQLDNATLLAINEVRAAHENLQTQAELAEYYRETLNWVFEQRQLINVEYWAGNVTITRLNEAQYELISAESDLAIVQVELKKAAAQLTAAVNGRLEGFEPVDRRLNTGLPLDEVLDKLEEQFQYREKINDETPVEFH, encoded by the coding sequence ATGAAGAACAGGGTTTCATATTGTTTACCGGCACTCGGTCTGCTTCTGCTGTTTACCGGCTGTCAAACCCCGCCGCCGCCCGCGACGCCGGCCGAGGTCTGGCAGGCCGCCTGCCGCGATCGCGATTTTTCCCAGTTGAAAGATTTAAAACTGCTGACGCTGCAGGATGCCCAGCGGATCGCCGCCAACAACAACCCGGATTATCTGGCGGCGTTCCAGGCGGTCAACGCCGCCCGCATGGCTTATTATCAATCGCTGGCGGCCTACAGTCCGGAAATCGGCCTCAATTTCAACCTTAACGACGGTCTGGCGGAAAATGTCCAGCGCCGCAATCCGCCGGAATTGATCGCTCCGCGCGACAACCGTTTCACGACGCAGACCACGTTGCGCGGCAGTTGGCTGTTGTTCGACGGGCTGGCCCGGGAATTGAATGCGCTGGCCGCCCGCAGCGACTATCGGCGTACCGCCGCATTGCGGGACAACGTTTACCGGCTGCTGATGCGGGCGACGGCTTACGCCTTTTACGACGTGCTGCTGGCCATCGAAGAGGAACGCATCGCCCGGTCGGATATCGAGTTTCAGCAATCCAATCTCAAACAGGCGCAATCCCGCTATCAGTCCGGCCACATTTCCAAAAGCGATTTGCTCAATTTCAAAATCCTGCTGAACCGGGCGCAATGTTCACTGGTCATCGCCCGCAATCACTATCAACTGGCCGTTTACGCGCTGGCGGCCTTGATGGGATATCCGCAGGGAACCCTGCCGAACACGCTTCAGTTTCCGCCGATCGACGACCAGGTGGACAAGCTGGTATTGGGCATCGACCTCTATCTGGAACAGGCGTTGAACGCCCGGCCCGATCTGGAAGCGCTGCGGGAAGCACGGCAGATCGCCGATTACCGGCGCTCCGGCAAAGTCAGCGCTTTCTTTCCAGTGATCACTTTATACGGCGAAGCCGGTTACGGCACCACCGCCCACAATTACGGCGGCTACGTCGTCGAGCACCGCGCCTGGAATACGCCGTCGGTCGATTACGGCGTCAATGCCGACTGGCAACTGTTCACCGGTTTCGCCCGCTACAACGCACTCCGGCAGTATGAATACCTGGCCGCCGAGGCCGGTTTCCAATTGGACAACGCCACACTGCTGGCGATCAACGAAGTGCGGGCGGCCCACGAGAATCTGCAAACCCAGGCGGAGCTGGCCGAATATTACCGGGAAACGCTGAACTGGGTTTTCGAACAGCGGCAGTTGATCAACGTCGAATACTGGGCCGGCAACGTCACCATCACCCGGTTGAACGAAGCGCAATACGAATTGATCAGCGCCGAAAGCGACCTGGCCATCGTGCAGGTGGAGCTGAAGAAAGCGGCGGCCCAGTTGACCGCCGCCGTCAATGGCCGACTGGAGGGTTTCGAACCGGTGGACCGCCGCTTGAACACCGGCTTGCCGCTGGACGAGGTTCTGGACAAATTGGAGGAGCAATTTCAATACCGGGAGAAAATCAACGATGAAACGCCTGTGGAATTTCATTAA
- a CDS encoding IS5 family transposase (programmed frameshift), producing the protein MALKAWEVSDAFWSKVAPLIPKSRRDPEKEYQRRRGAGRKPMESRKIFEAIVYVLRTGIQWKALPKEYGSSSSVHRHFRKWEEAGFFRKLWKKGLAEYDDMEGIAWKWQSIDGAMTKAPTAQETVGPNPTDRGKNGTKRHILVDERGVLLSIVVTGANRHDVTQVEEVLKNRVRKPRGRTKQNLCADAGYSGVKSEEVMKKYRYTPHIRPRGEEKVAIQKGYKARRWIVEVAHSWLNRFRKLLVRYEKTNASYEALLQLAASIIIFRKLGSI; encoded by the exons ATGGCATTAAAAGCTTGGGAAGTATCCGATGCGTTTTGGAGCAAAGTAGCCCCCCTGATTCCCAAATCCAGGCGTGATCCGGAAAAAGAGTATCAGCGTCGACGTGGAGCCGGACGCAAACCGATGGAATCTCGCAAGATTTTTGAAGCTATTGTGTATGTCCTCCGCACCGGCATCCAATGGAAGGCATTGCCCAAGGAGTACGGTAGCTCCAGTAGTGTTCATCGCCATTTTCGCAAATGGGAAGAAGCAGGATTCTTTCGCAAACTTTGGAAGAAAGGTCTTGCCGAATATGATGATATGGAAGGTATTGCATGGAAATGGCAAAGTATCGACGGAGCCATGACCAAAGCTCCGACAGCCCAAGAAACAGTAGGACCGAATCCTACTGATCGGGGA AAAAATGGAACCAAACGTCACATTCTGGTCGACGAGCGTGGAGTCCTGTTGTCAATCGTCGTAACCGGAGCGAATCGACATGATGTCACGCAAGTTGAGGAAGTCTTGAAGAATCGAGTCCGAAAACCTCGTGGGCGTACCAAGCAGAACCTTTGCGCTGACGCCGGTTATTCCGGCGTAAAATCAGAGGAAGTCATGAAAAAATATCGCTACACGCCTCACATCAGACCTCGCGGGGAAGAGAAAGTTGCAATTCAAAAAGGCTATAAAGCCAGACGATGGATTGTTGAAGTCGCTCACTCCTGGCTCAATCGATTTCGTAAATTATTGGTTCGATATGAAAAGACGAATGCATCCTATGAGGCATTACTTCAATTGGCAGCAAGCATTATAATATTTCGAAAACTAGGTTCTATTTAG
- a CDS encoding RHS repeat-associated core domain-containing protein, whose translation MSISTTNLYTYGYDQYSRLNKVTTAAGVFNYTFLANSDLIASMTRPNNVPTNYTYETARDLLPKVANGAISAFLYTNDALGRRTSMNRSGSAFTAADILSYTYNSYSELTGASSNNNASYSYNYTYDPIGNRKTAGLAGTNWTYTANNLNQYSALNQTGTVQNPTYDADGNMLTRDGWTQTWNAENRMIKAEKGTAKLEFAYDYMGRRIEKKVYNGNTLTSHIRFVYDGYKLIEELNGVSNNAVLRRYVWQSVMLDTPLTVFDVAANKTYFYHTDANKNVTDLTDSTGAIVAHYEYSPFGQLVKSSGTYANTNVFTWSSEYADRETDLIYYNFREYDPKLGRWLTRDTENEKEQLNLMCFVGNDPINNWDYLGLKNQSFVPSEDFGQLPGVPSKRLRAYP comes from the coding sequence TTGAGCATCAGCACTACCAATCTGTACACCTATGGTTACGACCAGTACAGTCGCTTGAATAAAGTGACTACTGCAGCCGGCGTTTTCAATTATACCTTTCTTGCCAACAGCGATTTGATCGCTTCAATGACCCGACCGAATAATGTACCAACCAACTACACTTACGAAACCGCCAGGGATCTGTTGCCCAAAGTTGCCAACGGCGCCATCAGTGCTTTCCTGTATACCAACGACGCGCTCGGACGCCGTACCAGCATGAACCGCAGCGGCAGCGCCTTCACCGCTGCTGATATTTTGAGTTACACTTACAACAGCTATTCCGAACTGACCGGCGCCTCGTCAAACAACAATGCTTCGTATAGTTACAACTATACCTACGACCCAATCGGCAACCGCAAGACGGCCGGCCTGGCCGGAACCAACTGGACCTATACCGCCAACAATCTCAATCAATATTCAGCATTGAATCAAACAGGTACAGTTCAAAATCCGACCTATGACGCCGACGGCAACATGCTGACTCGCGACGGCTGGACGCAAACCTGGAATGCCGAAAACCGGATGATCAAAGCTGAAAAAGGTACTGCAAAGCTGGAGTTTGCTTACGATTACATGGGCCGACGCATTGAAAAGAAAGTCTATAACGGCAATACTTTGACCAGCCATATCCGCTTTGTTTACGATGGATATAAGCTGATCGAAGAACTCAATGGGGTGAGCAACAATGCCGTCCTGCGACGTTATGTCTGGCAGTCGGTAATGCTTGATACGCCGTTGACGGTTTTCGATGTAGCAGCCAATAAAACCTACTTCTATCATACCGACGCCAATAAAAACGTGACTGATCTGACGGATTCTACAGGCGCGATAGTCGCGCATTATGAATACAGTCCCTTTGGGCAACTGGTGAAATCTTCCGGAACATATGCAAATACAAATGTTTTCACATGGAGTAGTGAATATGCTGATAGGGAAACCGATTTGATTTACTATAATTTCCGGGAATATGATCCAAAATTAGGACGTTGGTTAACTAGAGATACAGAAAATGAAAAAGAGCAATTAAATTTAATGTGTTTTGTTGGAAATGACCCGATAAATAATTGGGATTATTTAGGGTTAAAAAATCAGTCATTTGTCCCATCTGAAGATTTTGGGCAATTACCAGGAGTACCTAGTAAGCGACTTAGAGCCTATCCCTAA